A stretch of the Chitinophagales bacterium genome encodes the following:
- a CDS encoding response regulator produces the protein MSAIVFIIDDDISVRRSLSLLLGAYDYKIETYESAETYLERDMHTGTGCIILDINLGGKSGIELQKELIKAGQHLPIIFITANGNVHLSVETIRKGAINFLEKPFKEEELLNSISEAILLSEKLKAEHDKSAAAKKLMESLTPRETEILKFLITGMLNKQTAGELNISEHTVQLHKLSITNKLGVKSIPEMITIARDAGIIS, from the coding sequence ATGAGTGCAATTGTTTTTATTATTGATGATGACATCTCGGTGAGACGGTCGCTCTCGTTGCTTCTTGGTGCGTACGATTATAAAATTGAAACCTATGAAAGTGCAGAAACTTACCTGGAGCGGGATATGCATACGGGTACCGGCTGCATTATACTCGATATTAATCTTGGCGGGAAATCGGGGATTGAACTGCAGAAGGAACTGATAAAGGCAGGGCAACACTTGCCGATAATATTCATTACAGCCAATGGAAATGTGCATTTGAGTGTGGAAACCATCAGGAAAGGTGCAATCAATTTTCTTGAAAAGCCATTTAAGGAAGAGGAGCTGCTGAATTCCATATCAGAGGCTATTCTGCTAAGTGAAAAATTAAAGGCAGAACATGATAAATCAGCAGCCGCAAAAAAGCTGATGGAATCACTTACGCCAAGAGAAACAGAGATTTTGAAATTTCTTATTACCGGAATGCTGAACAAACAAACTGCCGGAGAACTCAACATATCAGAACATACTGTTCAGCTGCACAAGTTGAGCATAACCAATAAACTTGGTGTAAAA